Proteins from one Herpetosiphonaceae bacterium genomic window:
- a CDS encoding DHH family phosphoesterase, which produces MRAADIDDLQQQFRAFVGRLVHGPTIAVLCHSDADGIAAGAILVRALRQLGHTVAVEVTRKGEHGWSASVRDRLDRVKPQALIVADLGSRDQPILADVPTLLIDHHRPAGVAPNAALLTGYGHDPTPTAGLLAYWCASAVTDTDAWCWIAAISILSDIGERAPFALLDDARRRYKATPLREATTLLNAPRRSASGDTTPALHLLLTSDEPRAIISGAAPEVERLKQAKTEVNRAFAEAKKAAPRFSGNVAAIRIHTPCQVHPLIAQIWRTRLPTYIVLGVNTGYLPGYVNFSARAPRELNLLDFLRQHAPADAGAAYGHGHDQASGGMLRYSAWNEFIDGLGFGPEMHVQSQENGRDRRSVQD; this is translated from the coding sequence ATGCGGGCAGCCGATATAGACGATCTACAACAGCAATTTCGGGCATTCGTCGGTCGGCTCGTCCACGGGCCGACCATCGCCGTGTTATGTCATAGCGACGCGGATGGGATCGCGGCAGGGGCGATCCTCGTCCGCGCGCTGCGCCAGCTTGGGCATACGGTCGCGGTGGAAGTGACGCGCAAGGGTGAGCATGGCTGGTCGGCAAGCGTCCGCGACCGCCTTGACCGCGTGAAGCCGCAGGCGCTGATCGTCGCCGACCTGGGCAGCCGCGACCAGCCGATCCTTGCGGACGTACCCACGCTGCTGATCGACCACCACCGTCCGGCGGGCGTCGCGCCGAACGCAGCGCTGCTGACGGGTTACGGCCACGATCCGACGCCGACAGCGGGCCTGCTGGCCTACTGGTGCGCCTCGGCGGTGACGGACACTGACGCCTGGTGCTGGATCGCCGCGATCAGCATCCTGAGCGACATCGGCGAGCGCGCGCCGTTCGCGCTGCTGGACGATGCCAGGCGGCGCTACAAGGCCACACCGCTGCGCGAGGCAACTACCCTGCTGAACGCGCCCCGCCGCTCCGCCAGCGGCGACACAACTCCGGCGCTCCACCTGCTGCTGACTAGCGACGAGCCGCGCGCGATCATCAGCGGAGCCGCTCCCGAAGTCGAGCGGCTCAAACAGGCTAAGACCGAGGTCAATCGCGCCTTTGCCGAGGCGAAAAAGGCCGCGCCCAGATTCAGCGGCAACGTCGCGGCGATCCGCATCCACACACCATGCCAGGTCCATCCGCTGATCGCGCAGATCTGGCGCACGCGGCTGCCGACGTATATCGTCCTGGGCGTTAATACCGGCTACCTGCCGGGCTACGTCAACTTTAGCGCCCGCGCTCCCAGGGAACTAAACCTGCTAGATTTTCTGCGGCAGCACGCGCCAGCCGATGCGGGCGCTGCCTATGGGCACGGCCACGATCAGGCCAGCGGCGGCATGCTGCGCTACAGCGCGTGGAATGAGTTTATCGACGGCCTGGGGTTCGGGCCGGAAATGCACGTACAATCGCAGGAGAACGGTAGAGATCGAAGGAGCGTCCAAGATTGA
- a CDS encoding response regulator yields the protein MPIRKVQSEQVQPPRTRILIVDDQRELADMLSNVLIDEGYDVTVCSDGREAIRCIKDVQPAALILDIMMPETDGFEVLRQLRSDPSGRRLPVVLMSAAWRSNEKQRQIGTTMDIAPTVVLPKPFELAELDRCLRQLGVSAQQAV from the coding sequence ATGCCCATTCGCAAAGTCCAATCGGAGCAGGTCCAACCACCACGCACGCGCATCTTGATCGTCGACGATCAGCGCGAACTCGCCGATATGTTGTCGAACGTATTGATTGATGAGGGCTACGATGTAACGGTGTGCAGCGATGGCCGCGAGGCGATCCGCTGCATCAAGGATGTGCAGCCCGCAGCGCTGATCCTCGATATTATGATGCCGGAGACGGACGGCTTTGAAGTTTTACGCCAGTTGAGGAGCGATCCCTCAGGACGCCGCCTGCCGGTGGTGCTGATGAGTGCCGCCTGGCGATCCAACGAGAAGCAGCGGCAGATTGGCACGACGATGGACATCGCGCCGACCGTTGTGCTCCCCAAGCCTTTCGAGCTTGCCGAGCTTGACCGTTGCCTGCGTCAGCTTGGCGTCTCGGCGCAACAAGCTGTCTAA
- a CDS encoding flippase has protein sequence MTATGPISPKLAVAIAVFVAGLVLLALAVPLAVLLSRRRRQTPSQDYAVRLLRNSAVPFAIQLINQAINFGFGLVLYRMLLPTAIADFVFAAFVTTMLLATIAEWGLNIYLTREVARSSTAIEQTFGTALLIRFVLAAVVIPASVLIVLSYNGLQAAGLIEYGFDREGLLLMLILACTVLPGAFSAAVSALFMATERPIVSAVVNLLTNIVSTLLKIGALVLGWGVLGVAWAALAATIASAVLFGVLLLRNWGVPRVRFDRALAGTMLRAGWPLMLNSLLLAVFFRFDVAIIKASRAVELAAYDAAYKYITLTQILPPIVINAVFPLFARQAATDRAALQRAYTYLVRLLLLLALPIATGVTVLAPWLIAIYGAEYVALGAPALAILIWYLPLSYVNGVTQYVLIALDRPRTITVSFGAAAVFNLGFNLAFVPGYGVQAAALATMLSEIVLFVPLWWVLRTEIEPPAVWRLAWRPALAAVGMAVGMLVAGQMHVLLSILLGPLILWGLLLIVGAVQEEDRRLARRVLRRA, from the coding sequence GTGACCGCGACCGGCCCGATCTCGCCGAAGCTGGCCGTGGCAATCGCAGTTTTTGTCGCCGGGCTGGTGCTGCTGGCGCTGGCCGTGCCGCTGGCTGTGCTGCTTTCGAGGCGAAGGCGGCAGACGCCAAGCCAGGATTATGCCGTGCGGCTGCTGCGCAATAGCGCCGTGCCGTTTGCGATCCAGTTGATCAACCAGGCGATCAACTTTGGCTTTGGCCTGGTGCTCTACCGTATGCTGCTGCCGACGGCAATCGCCGATTTTGTGTTTGCCGCCTTCGTGACGACGATGCTGCTGGCGACGATCGCTGAGTGGGGCCTAAATATCTACCTGACCCGCGAGGTGGCGCGCAGCTCCACGGCGATCGAGCAGACCTTTGGCACGGCGCTGCTGATCCGATTCGTGCTGGCGGCGGTGGTCATTCCCGCCAGCGTGCTGATCGTGCTGAGCTACAACGGCTTGCAGGCGGCGGGGCTGATCGAGTACGGCTTCGATCGCGAGGGCCTGTTGCTGATGCTGATCCTGGCCTGCACCGTGCTGCCGGGCGCGTTCAGCGCGGCGGTTTCGGCGCTGTTCATGGCGACGGAGCGACCGATCGTGTCCGCCGTAGTGAATCTGCTGACCAATATCGTGAGCACGCTGCTCAAGATCGGGGCGCTGGTGCTGGGCTGGGGCGTGCTTGGTGTGGCCTGGGCGGCGCTCGCGGCGACGATTGCCAGCGCTGTGCTGTTCGGGGTGCTGCTGCTGCGCAACTGGGGCGTGCCCCGGGTGCGCTTCGACCGCGCGCTGGCTGGCACGATGCTGCGCGCTGGCTGGCCGCTGATGCTGAATAGCCTGCTGCTGGCGGTCTTCTTCCGCTTCGACGTGGCGATCATCAAGGCGTCGCGGGCGGTGGAGCTGGCGGCCTACGATGCCGCCTACAAGTACATCACGCTGACGCAGATCTTGCCGCCGATCGTGATCAACGCGGTCTTTCCGCTGTTTGCGCGGCAGGCCGCCACCGATCGGGCGGCGCTCCAGCGCGCCTACACCTATCTGGTGCGCCTGCTGCTGCTGCTGGCGCTGCCGATCGCGACTGGCGTGACGGTGCTGGCGCCCTGGCTGATCGCGATCTATGGCGCGGAGTACGTGGCGCTGGGCGCGCCAGCGCTGGCGATCTTGATCTGGTATCTGCCCCTGAGCTATGTCAACGGCGTGACGCAGTACGTGCTGATCGCGCTGGATCGTCCCCGCACCATCACCGTGTCGTTCGGCGCTGCCGCCGTGTTCAACCTCGGCTTCAATCTGGCCTTTGTTCCAGGCTACGGGGTGCAGGCGGCAGCGCTCGCGACGATGCTCTCGGAGATTGTGCTGTTTGTTCCGCTGTGGTGGGTGCTCCGCACCGAGATCGAGCCGCCAGCGGTCTGGCGTCTGGCCTGGCGTCCCGCGCTAGCCGCCGTTGGGATGGCGGTCGGTATGCTGGTGGCGGGGCAGATGCATGTTCTGCTGAGCATCCTGCTTGGCCCGCTGATCTTGTGGGGCCTACTGCTGATCGTCGGTGCGGTGCAAGAAGAAGATCGGCGTTTGGCAAGACGGGTGCTGCGCCGGGCCTAG
- the mtnP gene encoding S-methyl-5'-thioadenosine phosphorylase: MAHATIGVIGGSGLYDMPGLTDREELELTTPFGSPSDRFVLGTLAGQRLAFLPRHGRGHRLLPTEVPSRANIYAFKELGVQRLISVSAVGSLREKLPPGRMVVPDQLVDRTKGVRPFTFFGAGVVAHVTFDQPFCPELREALCEAIRETQQAVEERATLCVMEGPQFSTLAESELHRRNGFDLIGMTALPEAKLAREAELCYATLALVTDYDCWHPHHDSVTVDAVVQVLQQNVRNAQAVVAALIPLLADAPGCKCGSALQNAIMTPAHLIPAETRERLQLLIGQYLGA; the protein is encoded by the coding sequence ATGGCACACGCGACGATTGGCGTGATCGGCGGGAGCGGGCTGTACGATATGCCGGGCCTGACCGACCGCGAAGAGCTTGAGCTGACGACGCCCTTCGGCTCGCCCAGCGACCGGTTTGTGCTGGGCACGCTGGCCGGTCAGCGCCTGGCGTTCTTGCCCCGGCATGGGCGCGGCCATCGCCTGCTGCCCACCGAGGTGCCGAGCCGTGCGAATATCTATGCCTTCAAGGAGCTGGGCGTGCAGCGGCTGATCTCGGTCAGCGCCGTAGGCAGCCTGCGCGAAAAGCTGCCGCCGGGCCGCATGGTCGTCCCCGATCAGCTCGTCGATCGCACCAAAGGCGTGCGCCCATTCACCTTTTTTGGCGCGGGCGTCGTCGCGCATGTCACCTTCGACCAGCCGTTCTGTCCTGAGCTGCGCGAGGCGCTGTGTGAGGCGATCCGCGAGACGCAGCAGGCGGTCGAGGAGCGCGCCACGCTGTGTGTGATGGAGGGTCCGCAGTTCTCGACGCTGGCAGAGTCAGAGCTGCACCGGCGCAACGGCTTCGATCTGATCGGCATGACGGCGCTGCCGGAGGCCAAGCTGGCCCGCGAGGCCGAGCTGTGCTACGCCACGCTGGCGCTCGTCACCGACTATGATTGCTGGCATCCGCACCACGACAGCGTCACCGTCGATGCGGTCGTGCAGGTGTTGCAGCAGAATGTCAGAAACGCTCAGGCAGTAGTTGCCGCGCTGATTCCGCTGCTGGCCGACGCGCCCGGCTGCAAGTGCGGCAGCGCGCTGCAAAACGCGATCATGACTCCCGCGCATCTGATCCCGGCGGAGACTCGCGAGCGCCTGCAATTGTTGATTGGACAATACCTTGGAGCGTAG
- the uvsE gene encoding UV DNA damage repair endonuclease UvsE — protein MNTQARRFGFAVKVLGQPGLKSNDARRWQNEPHLSVSLDYLRQIFAYLDSRSITMYRMSSDIAPYVTHPDMPQFHGQIKQCRRELRELGALARAQGLRLSFHPSQFVVLNSPDRALVDKSIWDLEAQAEMLDCMELGPEAVLVIHVGGTYGDRGSGCQRWIETYQRLPEPVRRRLVLENDDIRYSAADVLSIHEQTGVRLVFDYQHHWCNNPESLELRPTLERFIRSWPEGVRPKIHYSSPRTEMREIKRKNRKTGKTETVLQEPIWTGHADFLNPFELISFMRMADDLEFDVMLEAKSKDLALLRIRRDLPRYAPDVAARFGLEARPSAEDEERTEELLEAEAGDD, from the coding sequence TTGAACACACAGGCGCGACGCTTTGGATTTGCGGTCAAAGTGCTGGGACAGCCCGGACTTAAAAGCAACGACGCGCGCCGCTGGCAAAACGAGCCGCATCTCAGCGTATCGCTGGACTATCTGCGGCAGATCTTCGCGTATCTCGACAGTCGTAGCATCACGATGTACCGGATGTCGTCGGATATTGCGCCATACGTGACGCATCCCGACATGCCGCAGTTTCACGGCCAGATCAAGCAATGCCGCCGTGAGCTGCGCGAGCTTGGAGCGCTGGCGCGGGCGCAAGGGCTGCGGCTATCGTTTCATCCGTCGCAGTTTGTGGTGCTCAACAGCCCCGACCGGGCGCTGGTGGACAAAAGCATCTGGGATCTGGAAGCGCAGGCCGAAATGCTGGATTGTATGGAACTGGGGCCGGAGGCCGTGCTGGTGATCCATGTCGGCGGCACCTACGGCGATCGTGGGAGCGGCTGCCAGCGGTGGATCGAAACCTACCAGCGCTTGCCGGAGCCGGTGCGTCGACGGCTGGTGCTCGAAAACGACGATATTCGCTACAGCGCCGCCGACGTGCTCTCGATCCACGAGCAGACCGGCGTGCGTCTGGTCTTCGACTACCAGCACCACTGGTGCAACAATCCTGAGAGCCTGGAGCTGCGCCCGACGCTGGAGCGGTTTATCCGATCGTGGCCGGAGGGCGTGCGGCCTAAAATCCACTACTCGTCGCCGCGCACCGAGATGCGCGAGATCAAGCGCAAGAATCGCAAGACCGGCAAAACGGAAACCGTGCTGCAAGAGCCGATCTGGACCGGCCATGCCGATTTTTTGAATCCGTTCGAGCTGATCTCCTTCATGCGCATGGCGGACGATCTGGAGTTCGACGTGATGCTTGAGGCAAAGTCCAAAGATCTGGCGCTGCTGCGGATTCGCCGCGATCTACCGCGCTACGCGCCCGATGTCGCGGCCCGATTCGGACTGGAAGCGCGGCCCAGCGCCGAAGACGAAGAGCGGACAGAGGAGCTGTTGGAGGCGGAGGCGGGCGACGACTAA
- a CDS encoding GlsB/YeaQ/YmgE family stress response membrane protein produces the protein MGGIIFWLIFGGLVGWIASKIMGTDAQQGVLLNIIVGIVGAFIGGFLWGMISGDPEPYGFWDIGSWITAIIGACILLFLVGMVTGRRRV, from the coding sequence ATGGGCGGGATTATCTTCTGGCTGATCTTCGGTGGTCTGGTTGGATGGATTGCCAGCAAGATCATGGGCACCGATGCACAACAGGGCGTCTTACTGAACATCATCGTCGGCATCGTCGGCGCGTTTATCGGCGGCTTCCTCTGGGGAATGATTTCAGGCGATCCCGAACCCTATGGCTTCTGGGACATCGGTAGCTGGATCACGGCGATCATCGGCGCATGTATCCTGCTCTTCCTGGTTGGCATGGTGACAGGTCGACGGCGAGTCTAG
- a CDS encoding response regulator: MSITILVLDDDEVIRGLLCEVLQDEGFRVVAAETLPELLKIAPKHADALITDLLLDFEAVGIIAIEQVRKITRPDLPAIICTAALKQSEDHRADILRLGAQLLLKPFTIDELLDMVGRAIKPAVSKQPLLPLHLQTVCA; the protein is encoded by the coding sequence ATGAGTATCACAATTCTAGTCTTAGATGATGATGAGGTTATCCGTGGCTTGCTATGCGAAGTGTTGCAAGATGAAGGCTTCCGGGTCGTCGCGGCAGAAACCCTGCCTGAGCTTTTGAAGATTGCGCCCAAGCACGCCGATGCGCTGATCACCGACCTACTCCTGGATTTCGAGGCGGTTGGCATCATCGCCATTGAGCAGGTCCGTAAGATCACGAGGCCCGATCTACCGGCGATTATCTGCACCGCCGCGCTCAAGCAGAGCGAAGATCACAGGGCCGACATTCTGCGGCTGGGCGCTCAACTGCTGCTGAAGCCGTTTACCATCGACGAACTGCTCGATATGGTGGGCCGCGCGATCAAGCCAGCGGTTTCCAAGCAGCCGCTATTGCCACTGCACCTGCAAACGGTCTGTGCCTAG
- a CDS encoding UdgX family uracil-DNA binding protein (This protein belongs to the uracil DNA glycosylase superfamily, members of which act in excision repair of DNA. However, it belongs more specifically to UdgX branch, whose founding member was found to bind uracil in DNA (where it does not belong), without cleaving it, appears to promote DNA repair by a pathway involving RecA, rather than base excision.) — protein sequence MADERTTTMAQLRAQGMACTRCDLHLTGTQVVWGEGDPYAQVMLIGQGPGEQEAKAGRPFVGPSGEVLNEALAAAGIDRAKLWITNTIKHWATSLNERGRKVNRAPKAGEVQACRIWLDGELTIVQPKILVCIGAPSAQAVIDKKFKITESRGQWFTGPNGEDVIATFHPSYLIRLRAADPAAYDAAWALVLSDFRAVAARANEHNMTLD from the coding sequence ATGGCGGACGAACGTACGACGACGATGGCGCAGCTACGCGCTCAGGGCATGGCCTGCACCCGCTGTGACCTGCATCTGACCGGCACGCAGGTGGTGTGGGGCGAGGGCGATCCCTACGCGCAGGTGATGCTGATCGGCCAGGGGCCTGGCGAGCAGGAGGCCAAAGCGGGACGGCCTTTCGTCGGGCCTTCGGGCGAGGTGCTCAACGAGGCGCTGGCGGCGGCGGGCATCGACCGGGCGAAGCTGTGGATTACCAACACGATCAAACACTGGGCTACCTCGCTCAACGAGCGGGGGCGCAAAGTGAACCGCGCGCCCAAAGCGGGCGAAGTCCAGGCATGCCGCATCTGGCTGGACGGCGAGCTGACGATCGTGCAGCCCAAGATCTTAGTCTGCATCGGCGCTCCCTCGGCGCAGGCGGTCATTGACAAAAAATTCAAAATCACCGAGTCGCGGGGCCAATGGTTCACAGGGCCGAACGGCGAAGACGTGATCGCCACGTTCCATCCCTCGTACCTGATTCGGCTGCGGGCCGCCGATCCCGCCGCCTACGATGCCGCCTGGGCGCTGGTGCTGAGCGATTTTCGGGCCGTCGCCGCGCGGGCCAACGAGCACAATATGACGCTGGATTGA
- a CDS encoding PRC-barrel domain-containing protein — protein MRKGTELVGKPVVAFDSGEQCESIKDLLFDQNNNQLLGFLVDEGGWFSSARVLPLQSIQSIGPDAVIVPAKNAVVNAVQVPEIHRILERNNVLRGTRIMTTDGRDLGTMVDLYFDEQTGAVEGYEVSGGLFADAYSGRSFVPAPQTLKIGEDVAFVPPETADLMEEQVGGIRAAAQSAGETLEDTTARASASLTNTVVDPAEQKAFVVGKSVAQDVATPDGTLLVAQGQSVTPLAAEEAERQGVLDRLYRAAGGRLTAGISQIVQGAVASTTIEQARGRRAQRAVRTNEGVIIAAPSQIVTEVVIDRARTYHKEQELLDAVGLSTGDAAQASASTTATSVGERVQATAQQTRAEAGNLWDRVKASVNDFQTRTEQQTLDHRIKDALGRPVSRVILDPQDRVILNVGELITHQAIDTARQAGVLDILLSSVYDKDPDISTDELRASERGSASLEEREHNAGL, from the coding sequence ATGCGCAAAGGAACAGAGCTAGTGGGCAAGCCAGTTGTTGCGTTCGACAGCGGCGAGCAATGTGAAAGCATCAAGGATCTGCTCTTCGATCAAAACAATAATCAACTGCTTGGCTTCCTGGTCGATGAGGGCGGCTGGTTCAGCAGCGCTCGCGTGCTACCGCTGCAAAGTATCCAATCGATCGGGCCGGACGCGGTGATCGTACCCGCGAAGAACGCGGTGGTGAATGCGGTGCAGGTGCCGGAGATTCACCGGATTCTTGAGCGCAACAACGTGCTGCGAGGCACGAGAATCATGACGACCGACGGACGCGATCTCGGCACGATGGTCGATCTCTACTTCGACGAGCAGACCGGCGCGGTCGAGGGCTACGAGGTATCGGGCGGACTCTTCGCCGATGCGTACTCCGGGCGGTCGTTCGTGCCCGCGCCACAGACGCTCAAGATCGGCGAGGATGTGGCGTTCGTGCCGCCTGAAACCGCCGACCTGATGGAGGAGCAGGTGGGAGGCATTCGCGCCGCCGCGCAGAGCGCGGGCGAAACCCTGGAAGACACAACAGCACGTGCCTCAGCCTCGCTGACGAACACCGTGGTCGATCCGGCGGAGCAAAAAGCGTTCGTCGTCGGCAAGAGCGTCGCTCAGGATGTGGCGACACCCGACGGCACACTGCTCGTCGCGCAGGGTCAGTCCGTCACGCCGCTGGCGGCAGAAGAGGCTGAGCGCCAGGGCGTGCTGGATCGGCTGTACCGGGCGGCGGGCGGTCGCCTTACCGCTGGAATCAGCCAGATCGTCCAAGGAGCGGTCGCGAGCACCACGATCGAGCAGGCGCGGGGGCGGCGCGCCCAGCGCGCGGTGCGCACGAATGAGGGGGTGATTATCGCCGCGCCGAGCCAGATCGTCACCGAGGTCGTGATCGATCGGGCGCGCACGTATCACAAAGAGCAGGAGCTATTGGACGCGGTCGGACTCTCCACAGGCGATGCCGCGCAAGCCAGCGCCAGCACCACCGCCACATCAGTCGGCGAGCGCGTCCAGGCGACAGCCCAGCAGACCAGGGCCGAGGCCGGGAATCTGTGGGATCGCGTCAAAGCCTCGGTCAACGACTTCCAGACGCGCACCGAGCAGCAGACGCTCGACCACCGCATCAAAGACGCGCTTGGCCGTCCGGTATCGCGGGTGATCCTCGACCCGCAGGACCGGGTCATCCTCAACGTCGGCGAGCTGATCACGCACCAGGCCATCGACACGGCCCGCCAGGCAGGAGTACTCGACATCTTGCTAAGCTCGGTGTATGATAAAGATCCCGACATCTCGACGGACGAACTGCGAGCGTCAGAGCGGGGTAGCGCCTCGCTGGAAGAACGCGAGCACAACGCTGGGTTGTAA